From the Helianthus annuus cultivar XRQ/B chromosome 17, HanXRQr2.0-SUNRISE, whole genome shotgun sequence genome, the window ACATATAATGTCAATAATGTCACAAACATTAATAACTTGTTTTACTCTAAGTgacaataaaaaaaaactataaactCCAACCTTCCAACATCAAAAGTTTAGAGCAATTTCCATCCAAAACATGACTTACAAAAACGAATGAACAAAACAAAACGTCATTCCCATGTATTAATTCTACAGAGTTAGGTTTCGGTACAACAGGGACTTAACATACAAATTGGCTTCACGTGAGAAGCAAAagagattttctattttttagatttttttctCATATTATTAAGCACGTATTTTAGTCTAATAAATTTTACTCTACTAGTGTAAAATCatgaattttattttatttattattatgtttttacattttgcaattaaacatcatatttaagtagatgaaaaaaaaaaagcttcTTTCACTTCTTTTGTTGCCAATTTATACGTTAAAagctatttgtatttgatccttaCACTAATTCTTCAAACCATTATTACAAAATAAAATTCTCTCCCATCTTAGAGATCAAGTGGTAAACACTTGCAACCCAAAACAAACGCACACAACAGGGTACACACTTGGTTGACTGTTTAAGCACATATACGAAGTCCTTCGGAAGTTTTTTGATACAAACATTTAAATGCAAACTGAGAGACAATTAAGGCACATTAAGATTGATTCCAAGAATGTTAGCCTTGATAGCAGTACAAAGGTAAACGGCAGCCTCAAGGTCAATAAGGCCATTGAATGGGCTTCAACATGACTTAATTGGTGGGTTTCCAACGACTGGACCAAGTAAACTTCCAAGCACACTGCCGCAAACACCTAGTTTAAGGGCGTCCTTTGGACTTATAAAGTTAATCCTTGTATGGACTGAACCATACTTGAATACGTTCACATATAACACACTAACTATATATATGCATTTTAAAAGAATAAAGGTGCAGATTTCAATTACTAGTCCAAAATGCTTGATTATAGCTATTTATAGAAAATCACATGCATGTATTGTTCATTTGCAAAGGATGAAGACTTTTGCTACCCTTTCATTCATTGAGAACTGGtgttaatttaatttaaaaaaaaaatataaaatccaACCTTAATATCACATGTAAAGATCAATTTCCACCATTTCATCCTAAACAAGACGTACAACAACATATGAAATAAACGAAAACATCAAATATAAAATTTTATTCGCACAAAATAATTCTTCAAACCATCATTACATAGAAATTAAAATACTTTCTTCCACTTAGAAATCAAACACTAAAAACTCACAATCCAAATTAAACACACAAGCCGAATTATATTGTCGGTTGATCATTTACGCACATACGAAGTCCTTTGGAACTTTCTTGCTGCAAACGTTAAGAAGCAAACTGAGAGACAGTGGCACGTTTAGATTGATTCCAAGAACATTAGCCTTGATAGCTGTACAAAGGCAAACTGCAGCCTCGAGGTCAACGAGGCCTTCGAGAAGGCTGCAGCATGGCTTAACTGGTGGGTCACCGACGACTAGATTAAGTAATTTGCCAAGCACATTGGCACATACACCTAATTTAAGGGCATCCCTGGGACAAGTTCCAGCGGATGGTGGCTTTGGTTTTGGGGTAGGGCTAGGGCAGGTGGTACAACCACTGGCTAGTGCAAAAAACAAAAGGTTGAGTGCAAGAAAG encodes:
- the LOC110920859 gene encoding 14 kDa proline-rich protein DC2.15, which codes for MASNTNTPLALFLALNLLFFALASGCTTCPSPTPKPKPPSAGTCPRDALKLGVCANVLGKLLNLVVGDPPVKPCCSLLEGLVDLEAAVCLCTAIKANVLGINLNVPLSLSLLLNVCSKKVPKDFVCA